The nucleotide sequence CGCCGTCCCGGAACTGCTCACTTGATGTCGTCCCACGCGCCGATTTCGCTCCGTCGGAGTTCGCCGGTCGCCTGCCAGACGCGCGGGCGGAACGTGACCGCGACGAGCGCCAGGTAGAACGCGACGACGACTCCCGTGGTAAGCGTCCCCGATACCGGTCCTATCGAGGCACTCGCGGGCCACGGCTGTGTTCCGGACGTGACGACAGTGCGGAACAGCCACGCCGCGAGCAACACGGTGAAGATCGGGAGGTACACCCGACGCAGACGGTGGGCGATAGCCTCCTCGTAGGAGATTTTCACGCGAGGTTCGCGGTAATCGCGGGAGAGCCGCGGCCGCCAGTCGGGGTCCTCGATACCCTGAGACGGGTCTAAGGAGTACGCGAACACGTTCCGCTGGAGCATCCGCACCCGCGAACGCCACATGTCGTAGCCCCGGTACCGGCGGGCTTCGATGACGAGAAACACCGTCACCATCACGACGCCGACGAGGATGACCGAGTGGGGGCGGTCCGAACCGGAGAACGCGAAGGTGAGGATGGCTGCGATGAGCGTCACCGCCCAGTTCGAGGTGTGGTCGAGTCGCTCGCGCCACAGTTTCATCCGGTGAATCTCGCCACGGTAGAGGTGCGCCATCGCCGACCCGGGGGCGCTGGACTCCTCGAAGAAGCCGCGGCCCATCGTCCGAGCCTCCTCGCTCGCCGCGTCGAACGACTCGTCGTGGTCGTAGCCGTCTCTCTGGGCGTCTGCGCGCTCGTCGGCGTCGGGGTTCGACTCTGAATCAGTCATTTAGTGTCTCTCTCGCTGCTGGAGGAAAATGGTTGTACCGCCGCTGGAAGCGGTGCCCGCGTGAGTCGGGTGGAACGAACTACGCTCACAGCGAGTCGAGAACGCGCTCGAACCGAGTCGAGACCTCGTCGGCGATAGGGTCGAGGTCGGGATTGCCGGCGATGCCGACGAGTCGCGCCGGGTCGACCGCACTCACCGTGACCGTTCCGTCGTCGTCCTCGTAGACGATGACGTTACACGGGAGCAACGCCCCGAGTTCGATTTCGTCGTTCAACCCTTCGTGCGCGAGTTGCGGGTTGCACGCGCCGAGAATGCGGTAGTTCCGGAACTGTTCGTCGAGTTTCTTCTCGAACGTCGCTCGGACGTCGATATCACAGAGGACGCCGAACCCCTCGTCTTCGAGCGCGCTGACGGTCTGCTCGACGACGTCGTCGAACGAGCCGCTCACTTGCGTTTTCGTCGTGTAGCTCATGTTGTTCGAATCCGTTGGATGTGTGTTCGTCGCTCTATCCGGCTCAAACTAGCAACTGGACGTCCGCGTCGGCCATGCGCTGTAGAGCCGTCGCGGCCCCGACGCCGGTGGTGACGCCGTCGTAGAAGTCGTTTTCGTCGTAGTCCATGAGGTCGATGGTCATCTGACACGCCTGCAGGTCGACGCCCTGGTCGAGCGACACCTCGATGAGTTCCTCGATGGTCGCCGTCCCGTTGTCGGCGATCTTCTTGTTCATCATCTTCGTCGCCATCGAGTCCATGCCCGGAAGCGACGCGATGGCGTTCGGCATCGGCATGCTCGGGTTGCCGACCGCCGAGAGCTTGAGATTCTTCGACTTCTCCTCGTGGAGGATGTCGAGCCCCCAGAACGTGTGGAAGACGGTGACGTCCCAGCCGAACGCCGCCGCCGTCGACGCGAGGATGAGCGGCGGGTACGCCATGTCGAGCGTCCCCTTCGTCGAGACGATGACCATCGATTTCTGGTCGTCGCCGACCTCGGCTCTCAGGTCTGCGAGCTCCTCGCGTAGCTCCTCTACCTCGGCCGCGAGCTCGGCCACCGAGGCGTCCTCGGGAACGTCGACCGGGTCGGCGACCGTTTTCGTCTCGGAGCTCTCGGGTGTTTCCGTACTCATGATTACTCGGTCTTGCGCACGTAGTGTCTGAACACGTCGCCGCCGTCTTCCTGGTCGAGGAGTTCGACGCCGTCGGTCGTCTCCGCCCATCCCGCGATGTCGCTCATGCTGCCGGAGTCCGTCGCGAGGACCTCCAGGACGTCGCCCTCGCTCAGGCCGTCGATGGCTCCCTTCGTCTTCACGACCGGCATCGGGCACGATTCGCCTTTCACGTCGAGTGTCTCGGTGACTGTGTATTCCGAACTCATTCTCTATCTGCCCGTTCTGTATTGGGCTTGGCCCACAATACTCACCTGTTCCTAAAAAGTGTGTCGATTATTGGAAATCACACGCACGACCGTATCCGCCCGGTTCGCCCTCGTGATACGCTTCGGCGCGTATGCTCGCACATGACGCCATAATCCGAGAAATGGTATTGTATGACTACTGAAATTCTATGGGAACTCTTATGTGCGACGAGGCGGTACTGGAGCGCACAGATGAATCACGCATCCCCCGAGTCGGAGACGGATGTGACATCGGTCATCCCGAAGACACTCGAAAGGCGCATCGACGACGACGACGCGGCGACGACCGACTACACTCGATGAGAGCTACAACGACACAATGAGTTTGACGACATTTTCGCTGCTCGCGTTCGCGGACCTGTTCCCGCGGGGCGTCGCACAGTACGCCGTCGGTGGCCTGTTCATCGGACTCGGCGTCGCGACCATCTACCTCGGGACGGGTATCATCGCGGGTGCGAGTACGTTCCTCGAGTCGACGCTGTCGTACGTCTCGAACGTCTCCCGGTTCAACCAGACGAAGTACGTCACCTCCCGCGACTGGCGGGTCGTGTTCACGCTCGGTATCGTCGGTGGTGCCGCCGCGTACGCGCTCGCCTTCGGCGAGTTCGGCTGGACGACCCAGGTCCAGTGGTGGCGACTGCTCGGCGGCGGCTTCCTCGTCGGCGTCGGGACGCGCGTCGGGAAGGGCTGTACCTCCGGACACGGCGTCTGCGGTATCGGCTCGCTCTCGGAGACCTCGCTCGTGAACGTCGCGACGTTCATGGCCGTCGCCATCGGGACCGCGCAGGTCGTCGCCGCGCTGGGGGTGACGCCATGAGCGCCGACACCGACGACGGACGCGGACTCGCGTTCACGCTCGTCATCCTCCTCGGCGGGCTGGTGTTCGGATTCGGACTCGGCCTCAGCGGGATGGCGAAACCCGAAATCGTGCTGGACTTCCTCCAGTTCGAAGACTTCGGCCTCGTGTTCGTGATGGGCGGCGCTGCCGTCGTCTCCGGGCTGACGTTCTTCGTCGCCACGAACTATCTCGACCGCGCCCCGCTCACCGGCCGCGGCTACACCCGCCGGCTGAAGACGATGGACCGAAACGTCCCCGTCGGCGGGGTCATCTTCGGCGTCGGTTGGGGTATCTCGGGGATCTGTCCCGGCGCAGCCTACGCGAGCGTCGGCCTCGGGAACGTCACCATCCTGTGGGCGATACTGGGGATGTTCCTCGGCGCGTACGCACAAGGGTTCGTCCGCTCGTCTCGCGCCGACGAGACCGAGACCGTCGAGCCGACCGCGTCGGACTGATTCCCATGTTTCGAGACACTTGCTCGGTGAACGAGCGTAATGGAGATTGCACAGTAACTGAACGACAGACCAAGACAGATCGGAGCACGTGAAATGTTCGTATTCGAGTCACTGAGCGGGTCGATGGAGGCGATAACGACCATCGGACTCGTCCTCGGAGAAGCCATCGCGCTGTACGTCGGGTACGGCGTACTCAGTAGGGTCGTCGGCGAACCGGTCCTCGACGCGATTGGAGGGGAGTGACGATGGAACTACTCGGGCTGAGCCTCGCGATGGTCGGCGTGTTCGTCGGCTTCGGCCTCCTCATCGGCATCCTGTTCGGGTTCTTCGGGATGGGCGGGTCGTTCCTCGTGACGCCGGCGCTTCTGGTGCTGGGGTATCCCTCGACGGTCGCCGTCGGGAGCGGCCTGGCGTTCGTCTTCGGGACGAGCGTCATCGGCGCGCTCCGCCACCGCGACCACGGACAGGTCGACTACAAACTCGCGGTCATCATGACCGTCGCGATGACTATCGGCATCGAAGGCGGCAAGAGTGTCGTCTTCTTCCTGGAGTCGACCGGGATGGCCGACCTCATCATCAGCGTCGCGTACGTCGGTCTGCTGGCGACTGTCGGGCTGTTCACGCTGCGCGACGCGTACAGCACCGACGGCGCCGACGGAGACGGTCGCGACCTCGCCGACCGGGTGCAGTCGCTGCACATCCCGCCGATGGTGACGTTGCGCGGTGACGTCCGCGTCTCCGGGACGATCATCTTCGCGGTCGGACTCGTCATCGGCGTGCTCTCCGGGTTCCTCGGCGTCGGCGGCGGGTTCCTGCTGATGCCCGCGATGATGTACGGTCTCGGCGTTCCCGCGGCCGTCGCCGTCGGCACGGACATCCTCCAGATCACCATCTCCGGGGCGTTCGGGGCGTTCCGCTACGCACAGCTCGGCGCGGTTTCGCTGCCCGTCGTCGTCGCACTCCTGGCCGGAAGCGCCCTCGGGGCGCGCATCGGCGCTGGCGCGACGAAACTCGTCGACGAAGACGCCATCAAGGGGTACTTCGCCGCGATGCTGCTCGCGGGGAGCGTCGCCGTGGCGTCGAAGGAACTCGGGAACGCCTACGGCGTCGAACTGCTGAACACGGTGAGCATCGCCCTCATCTTCGGCGCGGCCGTCCTCGT is from Haloprofundus halophilus and encodes:
- a CDS encoding DUF2270 domain-containing protein, which produces MGRGFFEESSAPGSAMAHLYRGEIHRMKLWRERLDHTSNWAVTLIAAILTFAFSGSDRPHSVILVGVVMVTVFLVIEARRYRGYDMWRSRVRMLQRNVFAYSLDPSQGIEDPDWRPRLSRDYREPRVKISYEEAIAHRLRRVYLPIFTVLLAAWLFRTVVTSGTQPWPASASIGPVSGTLTTGVVVAFYLALVAVTFRPRVWQATGELRRSEIGAWDDIK
- a CDS encoding DUF302 domain-containing protein, which translates into the protein MSYTTKTQVSGSFDDVVEQTVSALEDEGFGVLCDIDVRATFEKKLDEQFRNYRILGACNPQLAHEGLNDEIELGALLPCNVIVYEDDDGTVTVSAVDPARLVGIAGNPDLDPIADEVSTRFERVLDSL
- a CDS encoding DsrE/DsrF/DrsH-like family protein, yielding MSTETPESSETKTVADPVDVPEDASVAELAAEVEELREELADLRAEVGDDQKSMVIVSTKGTLDMAYPPLILASTAAAFGWDVTVFHTFWGLDILHEEKSKNLKLSAVGNPSMPMPNAIASLPGMDSMATKMMNKKIADNGTATIEELIEVSLDQGVDLQACQMTIDLMDYDENDFYDGVTTGVGAATALQRMADADVQLLV
- a CDS encoding sulfurtransferase TusA family protein; translation: MSSEYTVTETLDVKGESCPMPVVKTKGAIDGLSEGDVLEVLATDSGSMSDIAGWAETTDGVELLDQEDGGDVFRHYVRKTE
- a CDS encoding YeeE/YedE family protein; this translates as MSLTTFSLLAFADLFPRGVAQYAVGGLFIGLGVATIYLGTGIIAGASTFLESTLSYVSNVSRFNQTKYVTSRDWRVVFTLGIVGGAAAYALAFGEFGWTTQVQWWRLLGGGFLVGVGTRVGKGCTSGHGVCGIGSLSETSLVNVATFMAVAIGTAQVVAALGVTP
- a CDS encoding YeeE/YedE family protein, whose translation is MSADTDDGRGLAFTLVILLGGLVFGFGLGLSGMAKPEIVLDFLQFEDFGLVFVMGGAAVVSGLTFFVATNYLDRAPLTGRGYTRRLKTMDRNVPVGGVIFGVGWGISGICPGAAYASVGLGNVTILWAILGMFLGAYAQGFVRSSRADETETVEPTASD
- a CDS encoding DUF7512 family protein yields the protein MFVFESLSGSMEAITTIGLVLGEAIALYVGYGVLSRVVGEPVLDAIGGE
- a CDS encoding sulfite exporter TauE/SafE family protein; the protein is MELLGLSLAMVGVFVGFGLLIGILFGFFGMGGSFLVTPALLVLGYPSTVAVGSGLAFVFGTSVIGALRHRDHGQVDYKLAVIMTVAMTIGIEGGKSVVFFLESTGMADLIISVAYVGLLATVGLFTLRDAYSTDGADGDGRDLADRVQSLHIPPMVTLRGDVRVSGTIIFAVGLVIGVLSGFLGVGGGFLLMPAMMYGLGVPAAVAVGTDILQITISGAFGAFRYAQLGAVSLPVVVALLAGSALGARIGAGATKLVDEDAIKGYFAAMLLAGSVAVASKELGNAYGVELLNTVSIALIFGAAVLVSGAVVLAAVCRLRGNRTGTWCRLTTS